From one Aquicella lusitana genomic stretch:
- a CDS encoding F-box protein gives MPFSRKKKVDKESKNNKEITTTISANGPFETVPVEVITLILFYLNPPDLVRASEVSKLFYRLASQDILWRRFLQGDADPEKKADAKAFFIHYPQKILPQYANFSPILDKAQNARIFLDSIIQAEWDTGRSWSAHENSLVVRLLKQLEQALKPVKEYKIKGIRPYLFKTQYDRKQLLETLKLIHALPLKPYLALLEEIGTQKSRANPSYFSNIGPLEYTGFARSLIKLVDQYGLKAAVFEQSCLEKILNFLRTYPQNDHMRFLIEILMNPALIFNPALPQWMDTILDKLANRSKITAEAKKRFPELENVADRIVFDILQLQEASERAALVPGYKT, from the coding sequence ATGCCTTTTTCTCGCAAAAAAAAAGTGGATAAGGAAAGTAAAAATAATAAGGAAATAACAACAACGATATCAGCTAACGGTCCTTTTGAAACGGTTCCAGTCGAAGTAATTACGCTGATACTTTTCTACTTGAATCCTCCTGATCTCGTGAGAGCGAGCGAGGTTTCCAAGCTTTTTTACCGACTAGCAAGCCAGGATATTTTATGGAGACGCTTTCTGCAAGGTGATGCTGATCCTGAAAAAAAAGCAGACGCTAAAGCTTTTTTCATCCATTATCCTCAAAAGATTCTTCCGCAATATGCAAATTTTTCGCCTATTTTGGATAAAGCTCAAAATGCAAGAATTTTCTTAGATTCGATAATACAGGCAGAGTGGGACACGGGCAGAAGCTGGTCTGCTCATGAAAACTCGCTGGTTGTTCGTTTGTTGAAGCAGTTGGAGCAGGCACTCAAGCCAGTAAAGGAGTATAAAATTAAAGGAATCCGACCTTATTTATTTAAAACACAATATGACAGGAAACAGCTGCTGGAAACGCTTAAGCTCATTCATGCCTTGCCGTTAAAGCCCTATCTCGCACTCTTGGAAGAAATAGGCACGCAAAAGAGCAGGGCGAATCCAAGTTATTTCAGTAACATAGGTCCGCTAGAATATACGGGTTTTGCCAGGTCATTAATTAAGTTGGTTGATCAATACGGATTAAAAGCGGCTGTATTTGAGCAAAGCTGTCTCGAGAAAATACTGAATTTTTTGCGTACTTATCCGCAGAATGATCATATGCGATTTCTAATAGAAATACTCATGAATCCTGCGCTTATCTTTAATCCAGCATTGCCTCAATGGATGGACACCATTCTGGATAAGCTGGCAAACCGTTCAAAGATCACAGCAGAGGCAAAAAAGCGTTTCCCTGAGCTTGAGAATGTAGCTGATCGAATTGTGTTTGATATCTTGCAGCTGCAGGAAGCGAGTGAAAGAGCCGCTCTGGTTCCGGGTTATAAAACGTAA
- a CDS encoding VOC family protein, with product MQKPKPTAGLHHVALYVKKFTECAHFYTNLLGMKIMWQPDEDNLYLTSGNDNLALHRAPADFMPAPHQHLDHIGFFLTEKEEVDRWHDYLQANGVTIKAKPKDHRDGTRSFYCADPDGNIVQLIYYVL from the coding sequence ATGCAAAAACCCAAACCCACGGCCGGTCTTCATCACGTTGCGCTTTATGTAAAAAAATTTACTGAATGCGCTCACTTCTACACAAACCTGTTGGGCATGAAAATCATGTGGCAGCCCGATGAAGATAACCTTTATCTCACTTCAGGCAATGACAATCTTGCTCTGCACCGCGCGCCTGCTGATTTCATGCCTGCGCCTCATCAGCATCTGGATCATATCGGTTTTTTTCTGACTGAAAAGGAAGAAGTGGACCGCTGGCATGATTACTTGCAAGCCAACGGCGTCACTATCAAAGCAAAGCCTAAAGATCACCGTGACGGTACGCGCAGCTTTTACTGCGCGGATCCGGATGGAAATATTGTGCAGCTTATTTATTACGTTTTATAA
- a CDS encoding rubredoxin, giving the protein MQERTPAPFKRYMCLLCGYIYDEEKGWPEDGIAPGTRWEDVPPAWQCPECGATKDDFEMIEVA; this is encoded by the coding sequence ATGCAAGAGAGAACCCCCGCACCCTTTAAACGCTATATGTGCTTGTTATGCGGCTATATTTACGATGAGGAAAAAGGCTGGCCAGAAGACGGCATCGCCCCCGGCACACGCTGGGAAGATGTACCGCCGGCCTGGCAGTGCCCGGAATGCGGCGCCACTAAAGATGATTTTGAAATGATTGAAGTAGCGTAA
- the hslU gene encoding ATP-dependent protease ATPase subunit HslU produces MPTTIPATPTPGEIVIELDKHIIGQAEAKRAVAVALRNRWRRMQLSSPLRDEIMPKNILMIGPTGVGKTEIARRLAKLANAPFIKVEATKFTEVGYVGRDVESIIRDLVDMAIKMVRENEMSKVRPIAEEAAEERILNALLPPPRGSFVGEPHEPVKEDTSARQLFRKKIREGSLDDKEIEIEVSAAPLGVEIMAPPGMEEMTNQLQSMFQNLGAERKKMRKLKVGEAKKILREEEAAKLIDDDEIKARAIESVEQSGIVFVDEIDKIAKRSEYAGADVSREGVQRDLLPLIEGSTISTKYGMVRTDHILFIASGAFHFAKPSDLIPELQGRLPIRVELKSLSTDDFVRILTEPEASLTEQYTALLGTEGVKLKFLPDGVRRIAEIAWHVNERVENIGARRLHTVLERLLEEISYNANELKDQEINIDAAYVNERLQQLVKDEDLSSYIL; encoded by the coding sequence ATGCCTACGACTATTCCAGCGACACCCACACCGGGCGAAATTGTCATTGAGCTCGATAAACACATTATTGGCCAGGCGGAAGCCAAGCGTGCTGTAGCGGTAGCGCTGCGTAATCGATGGCGGCGCATGCAGTTATCCTCTCCGCTGCGTGATGAAATCATGCCGAAGAATATTCTGATGATTGGACCAACGGGCGTTGGTAAAACCGAAATTGCCCGCCGTTTGGCAAAACTCGCGAACGCGCCTTTTATCAAAGTAGAAGCTACCAAGTTTACTGAAGTAGGCTATGTGGGACGGGATGTGGAATCGATCATTCGTGATCTGGTCGATATGGCGATCAAGATGGTACGTGAAAATGAAATGAGCAAGGTGCGGCCGATTGCAGAAGAGGCGGCTGAAGAGCGCATCCTAAACGCCCTGTTGCCGCCACCACGCGGAAGTTTTGTGGGAGAACCGCACGAGCCTGTCAAAGAGGATACTTCAGCACGCCAGTTGTTCCGTAAAAAAATTCGCGAAGGTTCGCTGGATGATAAAGAGATTGAAATAGAAGTTTCAGCTGCGCCACTCGGGGTGGAAATCATGGCGCCTCCTGGTATGGAAGAAATGACGAATCAATTGCAGAGCATGTTCCAGAATTTGGGTGCGGAACGCAAAAAAATGCGCAAGCTCAAAGTGGGCGAAGCCAAGAAAATCCTGCGCGAAGAAGAAGCGGCAAAGCTGATCGACGATGATGAAATTAAAGCGCGGGCAATTGAAAGCGTTGAACAAAGCGGCATCGTGTTTGTGGATGAAATTGACAAGATTGCCAAGCGCTCCGAATATGCAGGTGCGGACGTATCGCGAGAAGGCGTGCAACGGGATTTACTGCCATTGATCGAAGGCTCAACCATCTCTACCAAGTATGGCATGGTTCGTACGGATCATATTCTGTTTATCGCATCTGGCGCGTTCCATTTTGCGAAGCCTTCGGATCTTATTCCCGAATTGCAGGGCCGCTTGCCTATTCGTGTTGAACTGAAATCACTTTCCACCGATGATTTTGTACGTATTCTCACAGAGCCGGAAGCTTCCTTGACTGAGCAGTATACGGCCTTACTGGGAACTGAAGGTGTCAAACTTAAATTCCTGCCGGATGGCGTGCGCCGCATTGCTGAAATTGCCTGGCATGTGAATGAGCGCGTGGAAAATATCGGTGCAAGACGCTTGCACACTGTGCTCGAACGGCTGCTGGAAGAGATTTCGTACAATGCGAATGAATTAAAAGACCAAGAAATCAATATCGATGCAGCCTATGTTAACGAGCGCCTGCAGCAGCTGGTGAAGGACGAGGACTTGTCTAGCTATATTCTGTAA
- a CDS encoding exodeoxyribonuclease III, which translates to MLKIITVNLNGIRSAGRKGFFNWLHRQQADVICLQELRAQEHELQDPQFRPEGYYAYFHCAEKKGYSGVGIYSRYPAKQIVTGLGFDVADREGRHVAIDLGPIWIASLYMPSGTSGEHRQTIKFDFLDRYEKHLEQLNKAEQAYIICGDLNIAHKAIDLKNWRSNQKNSGFLPEERAWMDKLFDQLGFVDAFRQVNQAPDQYTWWSNRGRAWEKNVGWRIDYQVISPGLKPTVKSAEIYKDQRFSDHAPLIMNYDIVL; encoded by the coding sequence ATGCTAAAAATTATTACGGTTAATTTGAATGGGATACGTTCGGCAGGGCGCAAGGGTTTTTTCAATTGGCTGCACCGCCAGCAGGCTGATGTGATTTGTCTGCAGGAGTTAAGAGCACAAGAGCATGAATTACAAGACCCGCAATTCCGCCCGGAGGGCTATTATGCCTATTTTCATTGTGCTGAAAAGAAAGGTTACAGTGGCGTGGGTATTTATTCGCGCTATCCAGCAAAGCAGATAGTGACCGGCTTGGGTTTTGATGTGGCAGATCGGGAAGGGCGTCATGTTGCCATTGATCTCGGACCCATTTGGATTGCTTCGCTTTATATGCCGTCAGGGACGTCTGGCGAGCATCGTCAAACGATCAAATTTGATTTTCTGGATCGCTACGAAAAGCATCTTGAGCAGCTAAACAAAGCAGAACAGGCCTATATTATCTGTGGTGACCTGAATATTGCCCATAAAGCCATTGATCTCAAAAACTGGCGATCCAACCAGAAAAATTCAGGTTTTTTACCAGAAGAACGCGCCTGGATGGATAAACTATTTGATCAGTTGGGCTTTGTGGATGCGTTTCGCCAGGTTAATCAGGCGCCTGATCAGTACACTTGGTGGTCTAACCGCGGGCGGGCATGGGAAAAAAATGTGGGGTGGCGAATTGATTATCAGGTGATTTCCCCAGGGCTTAAGCCTACAGTAAAATCAGCGGAAATTTACAAAGACCAGCGTTTTTCAGACCATGCCCCCCTTATTATGAATTATGATATAGTGCTGTAA
- the rpiA gene encoding ribose-5-phosphate isomerase RpiA, producing MDQEAGKKAAAEAALSFIEQDMIIGVGTGSTVGYFIDALARIKQNIEGAVASSTATANKLKALSIPLIELNSVGDLPLYVDGADEINPAKQMIKGGGGALTREKIIATAAKKFICIADESKQVDMLGEFPVAVEVIPMARSFVARQIVQLGGDPVYREGFVTDNGNQILDVYNLKMLEPREWEEKLKQIVGVVENGIFAKRRADIVLLGSAAGVRKQ from the coding sequence ATGGATCAGGAAGCAGGAAAGAAAGCAGCTGCGGAAGCTGCGTTATCATTCATCGAACAAGACATGATAATCGGGGTTGGGACGGGTAGCACGGTTGGTTATTTTATTGATGCGCTTGCCCGCATCAAACAAAATATCGAAGGCGCTGTGGCGAGTTCGACTGCCACAGCGAATAAACTGAAGGCACTTTCCATTCCCTTGATTGAGCTCAATTCTGTCGGCGATTTGCCGCTCTATGTGGACGGCGCAGATGAAATTAATCCAGCAAAGCAGATGATCAAAGGCGGCGGCGGTGCGCTGACGCGGGAAAAAATCATTGCGACTGCCGCTAAAAAATTTATTTGCATCGCGGACGAAAGCAAGCAAGTTGACATGCTGGGCGAATTCCCGGTTGCGGTGGAAGTGATTCCCATGGCGCGGAGCTTTGTGGCGCGGCAGATTGTGCAGCTTGGCGGCGATCCTGTCTATAGAGAAGGATTTGTAACCGATAACGGGAACCAGATTCTGGATGTTTACAATCTCAAAATGCTGGAACCGCGAGAATGGGAAGAGAAGCTAAAGCAGATCGTGGGCGTAGTAGAAAACGGCATTTTTGCGAAACGCAGAGCTGATATCGTGCTGTTAGGCTCGGCAGCGGGTGTGCGAAAACAGTAA
- the rpe gene encoding ribulose-phosphate 3-epimerase: protein MKDYLIAPSLLSADFAKLGAEAEAVLQAGADMLHLDVMDNHYVPNLTVGPLVCEALRKYGVRAPIDVHLMTRPVDRLIVDFANAGATHITFHPEASEHVDRSLALIRKHGCKAGLALNPATTLHCLEYVLDKIDIILIMSVNPGFGGQTFIPSSLQKIHRARDLINSSGRDIRLAIDGGVKTDNIAQIAQAGADMFIAGSAVFHHPDYREVISLMREQLADVK, encoded by the coding sequence ATGAAAGATTATTTGATTGCTCCCTCGCTGCTATCAGCTGATTTCGCCAAATTGGGAGCTGAAGCAGAAGCCGTATTGCAAGCTGGGGCTGACATGCTGCACCTGGATGTCATGGATAATCATTATGTCCCCAACCTCACGGTGGGGCCGCTGGTCTGTGAAGCACTTAGGAAATATGGCGTTCGAGCGCCCATCGATGTGCACCTCATGACGCGTCCCGTGGATCGCCTGATCGTGGACTTTGCAAACGCCGGCGCCACGCACATTACTTTTCATCCTGAAGCGTCCGAACACGTGGATCGCAGCCTCGCACTGATCCGAAAGCACGGCTGCAAAGCAGGCCTTGCACTGAATCCAGCCACCACACTGCATTGTCTTGAATATGTGCTGGATAAAATTGACATCATCCTGATCATGTCCGTCAATCCTGGCTTTGGTGGCCAAACCTTTATTCCTTCGTCCCTTCAAAAAATTCACCGGGCCAGAGATCTGATAAATTCCAGCGGTCGGGACATTCGTCTGGCCATAGATGGCGGCGTTAAAACTGATAATATTGCGCAAATTGCGCAGGCAGGCGCGGATATGTTCATTGCCGGTTCTGCCGTGTTCCACCACCCCGATTATCGGGAAGTCATTTCGCTCATGCGCGAACAATTAGCAGACGTAAAATAA
- the rph gene encoding ribonuclease PH, protein MRPSQRANHELREIKITRHFTKHAEGSVLVEFGDTKVICTASVTAGVPPFLKDSGRGWVTAEYGMLPRSTHERMQREAAKGKQVGRTQEIQRLIARSLRAAVDLRMLGENTIIVDCDVIQADGGTRTASITGGCVALYDAIQYLLRENKIVTNPFQQFVASISVGIYEGEAIIDLNYVEDSTAETDMNIVMTEHGGFIEIQGTAERDTFEQADLDKMLTLAKNGIRQLVQIQKTVLGSH, encoded by the coding sequence ATGCGACCGAGTCAACGAGCAAACCACGAACTTCGTGAAATTAAAATCACCCGTCATTTTACCAAACACGCCGAGGGTTCTGTTTTGGTTGAATTTGGTGATACCAAAGTCATTTGCACCGCTAGCGTCACCGCTGGTGTCCCGCCCTTTCTCAAAGACAGCGGCAGAGGCTGGGTCACCGCAGAATACGGGATGCTGCCCCGGTCTACCCATGAACGCATGCAGCGCGAAGCCGCCAAAGGCAAACAGGTAGGAAGGACGCAGGAAATTCAGCGGCTGATTGCACGTTCTCTGCGCGCTGCCGTGGATTTAAGGATGCTGGGCGAAAATACCATTATTGTTGACTGCGATGTGATCCAGGCAGATGGCGGCACCCGCACCGCCTCCATCACTGGTGGCTGCGTCGCCTTATATGACGCCATTCAATACCTTTTGCGCGAAAATAAAATTGTGACAAATCCTTTTCAGCAATTTGTTGCTTCTATCTCTGTCGGTATTTATGAAGGTGAAGCCATTATTGATCTTAACTATGTAGAAGATTCCACTGCCGAAACAGATATGAATATCGTTATGACCGAACACGGCGGCTTCATCGAAATCCAGGGCACAGCTGAAAGGGACACTTTTGAACAGGCAGATCTGGATAAAATGTTAACGCTTGCCAAAAACGGCATACGGCAATTAGTTCAGATTCAGAAGACAGTGCTGGGATCGCATTAA
- a CDS encoding ArnT family glycosyltransferase: MAIFFLSLVFFTWGLSAQEIIGFESRFYLFALEMWRYGPTWFPTTYQQPYPDYPVTSTFLIYLFACLFGDMNKLVAVLPSALAASLTLVMTFCTGTLHSIRWGWYAVFFLLLTLAFLKSARTIALDMYPALVTVCCFYLVYSADKANKPARAKWIYPLLVLGFLFRGPIGLVMPTGVICVYYLLKLNFKKCFVSGLIALVLLLICTGTLLALAYHVGGEAFLRDVLRMQVLGRIDNSYLPVYFYFVDGMGNYALSFPLAALVTGGMVYIFLYRRRSLPDAGFLLKLVGWMLVILIGMSIPGDKKTRYILPMAPAIALIAAYPFAVLTREKYFSLLRSIILRIFLYFPALLMLATEAVFFYANNRHLDFGIAYLPVVTLLIAMQLLNFLVVFRYINREACLTTWMIMTAALGFVMTYIGVMEKIELSLNQSRHFVAAVEEQRIQNRSRLVFYKEKPDGWPIKYLTQMPHALPRGEQPVFIDDPQSLLEFTSPAFFVTRVAYFNALPTEIVSRFEIVAHDSMGHVQVVVFRRK; encoded by the coding sequence TTGGCCATTTTTTTTCTGAGCCTGGTTTTTTTTACCTGGGGATTAAGCGCTCAGGAAATTATTGGTTTTGAGTCGCGCTTTTATCTGTTTGCTCTGGAAATGTGGCGTTATGGGCCGACCTGGTTCCCTACTACCTATCAGCAGCCTTACCCTGATTATCCTGTTACTTCAACTTTCCTAATCTATCTGTTTGCCTGTCTTTTTGGCGACATGAATAAATTGGTTGCCGTACTGCCAAGCGCACTTGCAGCCAGCCTGACATTGGTCATGACGTTCTGCACGGGTACGCTTCATAGCATACGTTGGGGATGGTATGCTGTTTTTTTTCTTTTGCTAACCCTGGCTTTTTTAAAGAGTGCACGAACCATTGCACTTGATATGTATCCTGCGCTGGTGACCGTTTGCTGTTTTTATCTGGTGTATTCAGCTGACAAAGCAAATAAACCTGCACGTGCAAAATGGATTTATCCGCTTCTGGTGCTGGGTTTTTTATTCCGTGGCCCCATAGGCCTTGTCATGCCTACAGGGGTGATCTGCGTCTATTACCTGCTGAAGCTTAATTTTAAAAAATGTTTTGTTTCCGGATTAATCGCCTTAGTTCTACTTTTGATCTGTACTGGCACACTGCTTGCGCTTGCCTATCATGTTGGTGGTGAAGCGTTTTTACGTGATGTGTTGCGTATGCAGGTGCTGGGCAGAATAGATAATAGTTATCTGCCTGTTTATTTTTATTTTGTAGACGGCATGGGTAATTATGCGCTGAGTTTTCCGTTGGCCGCTCTCGTAACAGGCGGTATGGTTTATATCTTTCTATATCGAAGGCGTTCCCTGCCGGATGCGGGGTTTCTGTTGAAACTGGTCGGTTGGATGCTGGTTATTCTAATTGGCATGAGCATCCCCGGCGACAAAAAGACACGTTACATTCTGCCTATGGCCCCTGCTATTGCGCTAATAGCGGCTTATCCTTTTGCCGTTCTGACAAGGGAAAAATATTTTTCCCTTTTGCGTTCGATTATCTTAAGAATTTTTTTATATTTTCCGGCCTTGCTCATGCTGGCAACAGAGGCCGTCTTTTTTTATGCTAACAATCGTCACCTAGACTTTGGCATCGCCTATTTGCCGGTTGTCACCCTTCTCATTGCAATGCAGCTGCTGAATTTTCTGGTTGTGTTTCGGTATATCAATCGCGAAGCATGCCTTACGACGTGGATGATTATGACGGCTGCGCTCGGCTTTGTCATGACGTACATAGGCGTGATGGAAAAAATTGAATTGTCACTCAACCAGTCCCGTCACTTTGTTGCTGCTGTCGAAGAACAGCGTATACAAAATCGGTCGCGCCTGGTGTTTTATAAAGAGAAACCCGATGGCTGGCCTATCAAATATCTCACCCAGATGCCTCATGCATTGCCGCGAGGAGAGCAGCCTGTTTTTATAGACGATCCGCAATCGCTGCTTGAATTCACGAGCCCCGCTTTTTTTGTCACACGGGTTGCGTATTTCAATGCCCTTCCGACGGAGATTGTATCCAGGTTTGAAATTGTGGCGCATGATTCAATGGGGCATGTGCAGGTAGTCGTCTTCAGACGTAAATAA
- a CDS encoding acylphosphatase: MTEKICIHCFVAGKVQGVWFRASTQEQAEKLGLTGFARNLPDGRVEVIACGEKDKVAKLYEWLKEGPELARVTDLSYEELPWQTYRGFETL; the protein is encoded by the coding sequence ATGACAGAAAAAATTTGTATTCACTGTTTTGTTGCAGGAAAGGTGCAAGGCGTGTGGTTTCGTGCTTCCACGCAGGAGCAGGCTGAAAAACTGGGTCTGACAGGATTCGCGCGAAACTTGCCCGATGGTCGTGTCGAAGTCATCGCCTGCGGTGAAAAAGACAAAGTAGCGAAATTGTACGAGTGGCTAAAAGAGGGTCCTGAGCTTGCCAGGGTTACGGATCTTTCGTATGAAGAACTACCCTGGCAAACGTACCGTGGTTTTGAAACGCTTTAA
- a CDS encoding AsmA family protein encodes MKLLRKLLAILILFIVICAFIIVSLVLFIDPNKLKPVIIEEVKKKTDYQLTMDGNLSWSFFPRLGVKVDHMTLTAPKQSTPFADLKNVTIATKFWELLQGNKELKGDVRIAEVRLNNLKAEHARIGLHWQNNVLTLKPLTASFYGGSLDGIAHGRTLSAVPQWDWDITMNRMQLSPLLADLHGTERKIKLSGTAQVRLQAETQGNSRDQLLANLNGSSQFTLTNGAIEGIDLNYFVQSADALLNQQPLPEPNNHNQTTFDSMTGLAVIKNGVATTNNLLLASSAFAVRADGSIDLVHQTLDYRLLVTPLGTVKLKWPVPVLVDGSLEEPSVRLDKLTLKTIITKEQVEKVKAKMQEEIKHLPEKANKFLQKLLSK; translated from the coding sequence GTGAAACTGTTACGCAAGCTACTAGCTATTCTGATTTTATTTATTGTGATCTGTGCTTTTATTATTGTCTCGCTTGTTCTTTTTATCGATCCTAACAAGCTAAAGCCGGTGATTATTGAAGAAGTAAAGAAAAAAACGGATTATCAGTTAACCATGGATGGAAACCTTTCATGGTCTTTTTTCCCCAGGCTCGGCGTTAAGGTCGATCATATGACCCTGACTGCGCCCAAGCAGTCTACTCCTTTTGCTGATTTAAAGAACGTCACGATTGCCACCAAATTTTGGGAATTATTGCAAGGAAACAAAGAGTTAAAGGGCGATGTGCGTATTGCCGAAGTCCGGCTGAACAACCTGAAGGCTGAGCATGCCCGCATTGGGTTGCATTGGCAGAACAATGTGCTGACGCTCAAGCCGTTGACCGCTTCTTTTTATGGAGGGTCGCTGGACGGTATTGCGCACGGGCGTACTTTATCTGCTGTGCCGCAATGGGATTGGGACATCACGATGAATCGCATGCAATTAAGCCCTTTGCTGGCTGATCTGCACGGCACTGAGCGAAAAATAAAATTATCCGGCACGGCCCAGGTGCGGTTGCAGGCAGAGACACAGGGTAATAGCCGTGATCAATTGCTTGCTAATTTAAACGGAAGCAGCCAATTCACGTTAACCAATGGCGCCATCGAAGGAATTGACCTTAATTATTTTGTGCAAAGCGCGGATGCGTTGCTTAACCAGCAGCCGCTGCCGGAACCGAATAATCATAACCAGACCACGTTTGACAGCATGACCGGATTGGCAGTCATCAAAAATGGTGTGGCGACAACGAACAATCTGCTTTTAGCTTCTTCTGCTTTCGCTGTGAGAGCGGATGGCAGTATTGATCTTGTTCATCAAACTCTGGATTATCGCCTGCTCGTGACACCCTTAGGCACGGTGAAGTTGAAATGGCCTGTCCCTGTGTTGGTGGACGGTAGCCTGGAAGAACCTTCTGTACGCCTGGATAAACTGACATTGAAAACTATAATAACAAAAGAACAGGTTGAAAAAGTCAAAGCCAAGATGCAGGAAGAAATCAAACATCTGCCCGAAAAAGCAAATAAATTTTTACAAAAACTATTGAGTAAATAA